A stretch of the Caldanaerovirga acetigignens genome encodes the following:
- a CDS encoding thiamine pyrophosphate-dependent enzyme yields the protein MELTAEKKLWMYKKMYEIRCFELEVDKLFKANMIWGTCHLSVGEEATAVGAIAALEKDDMITSTHRGHGHCIAKGGKLPQMFAELLGKETGYCRGRGGSMHIADI from the coding sequence GTGGAATTGACTGCGGAAAAGAAACTGTGGATGTACAAAAAGATGTATGAGATAAGGTGCTTCGAGCTAGAAGTTGACAAACTGTTCAAGGCCAACATGATCTGGGGCACCTGCCACCTCTCGGTAGGCGAGGAAGCTACTGCTGTTGGTGCGATTGCGGCCCTGGAAAAGGACGATATGATTACCAGTACCCACCGGGGCCACGGTCACTGCATAGCAAAAGGCGGAAAGCTTCCCCAGATGTTCGCAGAGCTTCTGGGCAAGGAAACCGGCTACTGCAGGGGAAGGGGAGGCTCCATGCACATCGCCGACATCGA
- a CDS encoding C-GCAxxG-C-C family protein, with protein MDCLELNKQKILDEIYKRGYYYEGKYRGCSQAIVAAIKDFFEIDDLVFKCASGFSGGIADEAKGICGAFSGSILVISYFFGRSFEEYGINCSKFKYRRLIKQIREVFEKEFGGETCPIIQTKVFGNYYDFSKPNEKEKFEEAGAHRDKCTHVVGLAAMWLADILIREGILPKNI; from the coding sequence ATGGATTGTTTAGAGCTTAATAAACAAAAAATTTTAGATGAAATCTATAAGAGAGGATATTATTACGAGGGGAAGTATAGAGGATGTTCTCAAGCGATTGTTGCTGCCATCAAGGATTTTTTTGAAATAGATGATCTTGTATTTAAATGTGCTAGTGGTTTTTCAGGAGGCATCGCCGATGAAGCTAAAGGTATCTGCGGAGCTTTTAGTGGTAGCATATTAGTGATCTCGTATTTTTTTGGACGTAGCTTCGAAGAATACGGTATAAACTGTTCTAAATTTAAATATCGAAGGTTAATTAAACAAATAAGAGAAGTTTTTGAAAAAGAATTTGGCGGGGAAACATGCCCAATAATTCAGACAAAAGTTTTTGGAAACTACTATGATTTTAGTAAACCTAACGAAAAAGAAAAATTTGAGGAAGCGGGAGCGCATAGAGACAAATGCACGCACGTTGTGGGACTTGCAGCTATGTGGCTTGCTGATATTTTGATAAGAGAGGGCATTTTGCCTAAAAATATCTGA